The Streptomyces sp. DG1A-41 genomic sequence TCACCACCAGGATGCCCTGCATCTGGCCGTGGCCGGGGATCGTGCAGTGGTAGAAGTACCGGCCGGGCGTGAGCGTGACCTGGGCGGTGTGCTTGCCTCCCTGGGCGTCGTTCGGATTGGCCAGGATGTTGAGCTGCACGTCGCTGTTGAACTCGGGATCACTGGTCACGAACGTCAGCGTGTGCGGCATGCCCGTGGTGTTCCCGGTGGCCACGCTGTTCTCGAACACGATCGTCGCCGTGCCGGCGACCGCCGTCCGCGGCGCCGAGAGGTACTTGTCGATGTCGTTGCCGGCCGTCCAGGTGAGGACCTGTTCGGCGGCCGGTGCCTCCGCCTGCCCGGCGGCGGGCATCGCCTGCACGCCGAGCATCACCAGCAGGGCGGCCAGCAGGGCGGCCCAGATTCTTCGTTGCCGGATCACTCGGTCCCCCTCGCCAGCTGACCGGCGGCCGGGGTCGGCCCGCCGCCCTTGTAGGTGACCCGCCACAGGGCCGACTTGGAGTCCGAGGTGAAGAAGCCGCGGCCGTAGTCGAGGACGTACAGCGCGCCGTCCGGACCGAACTTCCAGTCCATGAGGTTCTTGATGCCGTCATTGCCGATCGGCACGATCTTCTTCAGCGACTCCGAGTGCACCGGCAGACCGCCGTCGCCTTGCGTCTTGGGGTCCATGAGCACCGCGTTGCGTGGCTGGTCGGCGTCGTAGAAGTCACCGACGAACCACTTGCCGTCCCAGTACGCCGGCCACTTGACGGCACTGTCCACCGCGACCGTGTCGTACCGGTAGACCGGCCCGTTCATCGCGGCCTGCCCGCCGCCCTTCAGCCAGGGCAGCCGGTACGTCGCCTCCTCCGCTTTGTACGAGGGGACGCCGTTCGCGTCCCGCGGGTAGTCCGGCGCGCCGCCCTGCGGCGCGTACCAGATGTTGTTGCCGGTGACCGGCGGCAGCTTGACCAGACCGTCGTTGTTCGGCGACTCGTTCTTCGGGCGGTCGCAGTCGTACCAGCCGAGCGGCTGGGACGGGTCCGGCAGATTGCGGTCACGGTAGGGCTGCTTGTTGCCCATGCAGTACGGCCAGCCCCGGTTGCCCGCCTTGGTGATGACGGCGAACGTGTCGTACTTGGCCGGGCCCCAGGTCGTCGAGGGCGCGCTCGCGTCCGGGCCGACCCAGCCCGCGTACAGCACGTCGGTCGACTTGTCGACGAAGATGCGGGCGGGGTTCCTGACTCCCATCACATAAATCTCGCCGCGCGTCTTGCCGCCGCCCTCGTCGGTCTCCTTCCCGGTGAAGAGGTTGCCCTCGGGGAGCGTGTACGTCCCGTCCGGCTCCGGGTGGATGCGCAGGATCTTGCCGTTGAGGTTGTTGGTGTTGCCGGCCGTGCGGCGCGCGTCCGCGAAGGAGACGCCCTTGTAGTTCGGCTGCGGGTTGTTGCCCGAGTAACCGCCGCTGAATCCGCTGGAGTTGTTGTCACCGGTGGCGACGTACAGGTTGCCCTTGGAGTCCCAGGCCATCCCGCCACCCGAGTGGCAGCAACTGTGGATCTGCACCGGCCACTTCAGCAGCACCTTCTCGCTGCTCAGGTCCAACTTGTTCGTGGCCTGGTCGAGCGAGAAGCGGGAGACCCGCCGCTCAGCCATCCGCGTGTCACGGTTGATCTGCGAGTGAGGCGTGTAGTGGAGATACACCCAGCCGTTCCGCTCGAACCCCGGGTCCAGCTCGATGCCGAGCAGTCCCTCCTCGACCTTGACCAGCTCGTCGCCACCGCCCTTGTTGCCGAAGACGGTGAGCGCACCGGCCAGGGTGACCTGCTTGGTCTTCGGGTCGTAGACGTGGATCTCGCCCTTGCCCTTGCCGATGTCGGGGTCGTTCCAGTCGGTGACCACGGGCTGCGAGGAGTCCGCGCCGCCCCGGCCGATGTAGAACACCCGGCCGTCGGGCGCGGTGACCAGCCCGTGCGGCTCGCCGGTCTGGTCGTTCTGCCCGGGCTGGTTGGGCTTGGTCAGCCGCTCCGCCGTGTAGTTGGCGTTGATGGTCGCCTTGCAGTCGGCCTGCTCCAGCCTGGTCGTCCACATCAGCGCGCCGCGCAGATGGGCCCGGAAGTCGGTCTCGTCGTACGACGACACCGTGCCGCCCATGCCGGTGTAGAAGGAGCGGCCACCGTCGTAGTCTCGGCACCAACTGACCGGATGGTCCCAGCCGTTGGCACCCGGCCCCGGCAGGTAGGTCGACTCCCGCACGCGGGCCACCGTATGGACGTCACCCGACGGGTTCTTCACCCAGTTCAGCCACTTGTCAGGGCGCTTCCACTGCACCGGCAGGTCCTTGGTGGCCGGGTGCCCGCGGTCGCCGACCTCGACGGTCGCACGCTGGACGGCCGCGGGGCCCGACGCGGCCGGGCGGGCGCCCACCAGTCCGGTGAACCAGTCGGAGTACGGCTCCGCGCGTGCCGCGTCGTGGACGCCGACGAACCCGCCGCCGGCCTCCATGTACGCCTCCAGGCCCGCCTCCTGCTCCGCGTCGAGGACGTCGCCCCCGCCGGTCAGGAACACGATCGCGTTGAAGCGGCCGAGTCTCGTCTCGTCGGTGAACACCGAGGCGTCGTCGGTGGCCTGGACCTTGAAACGGCGGTTCGCGGGTCCCGACAGCCCGATGTCCTCGATGGCCTCGATCCCGGCGTTCACGACCGGCGACTCCTCCCCGGCCGCCGCGGAACCGTGGAAGATCAGCACCCGTACGTTCGCGCCGCCCGGCGGCGACTTGATCGACATCGTTGTCGGCGTGGGTTCCGGATACGGGCGCGCGTTCGCGGCGGGCCCCGACAGCAGTCCGGCGGTCACGACTCCGGCGGCCACGGAGGCCGCCCAGACACGTCTTCCCTTGCTCAACCCTCGTAAGTGCATGGGCACCTCCTCGGTCACAGCAACACCGCCAAGGAAGCTAAACCCCTTTGCACGGCTCGCCAATACCTATGACCGTGATCGCCTCACCTTTGTCCTGAGTGTGGATAAACAGGTGTGCGGCCGGTACCGTCTCACAGGTTCATCACAGGTACGTCTCCGTAAAAGCCTTACCAGGGTGGGGAGTTCCGCATGGACAGACGCAGCTTCAACCGGCGGGTCCTGCTGGGCGGCGCGGCCGTCGCGACATCGTTGTCCGTGGCTCCGGAGGCCATCGGCGCGAACGGACCGGCGAAGACGGCACCGGCCGGGGGAGAGGTGAAGCGCATCAAGCTGTACGCCGAGAAGCTCCCCGACGGCCGGATGGGCTACGGCCTGGAGAAGGGCAAGGCGACCGTCCCCGGCCCGCTCATCGAGCTCAACGAGGGCGACACGCTGCACATCGAGTTCGAGAACACCATGGACGTGGCGG encodes the following:
- a CDS encoding ThuA domain-containing protein, with product MHLRGLSKGRRVWAASVAAGVVTAGLLSGPAANARPYPEPTPTTMSIKSPPGGANVRVLIFHGSAAAGEESPVVNAGIEAIEDIGLSGPANRRFKVQATDDASVFTDETRLGRFNAIVFLTGGGDVLDAEQEAGLEAYMEAGGGFVGVHDAARAEPYSDWFTGLVGARPAASGPAAVQRATVEVGDRGHPATKDLPVQWKRPDKWLNWVKNPSGDVHTVARVRESTYLPGPGANGWDHPVSWCRDYDGGRSFYTGMGGTVSSYDETDFRAHLRGALMWTTRLEQADCKATINANYTAERLTKPNQPGQNDQTGEPHGLVTAPDGRVFYIGRGGADSSQPVVTDWNDPDIGKGKGEIHVYDPKTKQVTLAGALTVFGNKGGGDELVKVEEGLLGIELDPGFERNGWVYLHYTPHSQINRDTRMAERRVSRFSLDQATNKLDLSSEKVLLKWPVQIHSCCHSGGGMAWDSKGNLYVATGDNNSSGFSGGYSGNNPQPNYKGVSFADARRTAGNTNNLNGKILRIHPEPDGTYTLPEGNLFTGKETDEGGGKTRGEIYVMGVRNPARIFVDKSTDVLYAGWVGPDASAPSTTWGPAKYDTFAVITKAGNRGWPYCMGNKQPYRDRNLPDPSQPLGWYDCDRPKNESPNNDGLVKLPPVTGNNIWYAPQGGAPDYPRDANGVPSYKAEEATYRLPWLKGGGQAAMNGPVYRYDTVAVDSAVKWPAYWDGKWFVGDFYDADQPRNAVLMDPKTQGDGGLPVHSESLKKIVPIGNDGIKNLMDWKFGPDGALYVLDYGRGFFTSDSKSALWRVTYKGGGPTPAAGQLARGTE